Proteins encoded in a region of the Triticum dicoccoides isolate Atlit2015 ecotype Zavitan chromosome 3A, WEW_v2.0, whole genome shotgun sequence genome:
- the LOC119266858 gene encoding DNA damage-binding protein 2-like: MAAPARARFVHNRSRRRAADESSDEQQDASSSSSSDDDGGDEEEEEMEVEGSEEEEEEAVADEPAARKSPAAAGRGGRKGPITISLKKVCKVCKKTGHEAGFKGAVYIDCPMKPCFLCKMPGHTTLTCPHRVAMEHGVIPAPRRNTNTSLDYVFQSQVKGKISMVKPRFLVPNQLECGNIKFHQRRVTCLEFHPTKNNVLLSGDKKGLLGIWDYVKLHEKITYDSVHSCILNSMKFDTANDGVLYTASSDGTISSTDLDTGIGSPLLNLNPDGWSGPSTWRMIYGMDLNTEKGLLLVADSFGFLYLLDRRSKERIGQPVLIHKKGSKVTGLHCNPAQPEVLLSSGNDHFARIWDTRKLDPKSALASLAHGRVVNSGYFSPRSGNKIMTTCQDNRIRVWDYIFGNLESPSREIVHSHDFNRHLTPFKAEWDPKDYSETVAVIGRYISENYNGVALHPIDFIDTSTGKLLAEVMDPDITTISPVNKLHPQDDILATGSSRSIFIWKPKNDIDPTEERTSQKVKEYVYGSGSRKKPDGKNDNSSGDDSDGGGGKSKKAKKTRFTHTAKGKGKSKA, encoded by the exons ATGGCCGCCCCCGCCCGCGCCCGCTTCGTCcacaaccgcagccgccgccgcgcgGCCGACGAGTCCTCCGACGAGCAGCAGGacgcctcctcctcgtcctcctctgacgacgacggcggcgacgaggaagaggaggagatggaggtcgAGGGttccgaagaggaggaggaagaggcggtcgCCGACGAGCCAGCGGCCAGGAAGTCCCCCGCAGCAGCGGGGAGGGGCGGCAGGAAGGGACCGATTACCATCAGCCTCAAGAAAGTCTGCAAG GTGTGCAAGAAGACAGGGCATGAGGCAGGGTTCAAGGGCGCGGTGTACATCGATTGCCCCATGAAGCCTTGCTTCCTATGCAAGATGCCAG GCCATACGACCTTGACTTGCCCACACAGGGTAGCAATGGAGCATGGTGTTATCCCAGCCCCTAGAAGGAACACAAACACTTCACTGGATTATGTCTTCCAGAGTCAAGTCAAAGGCAAGATCTCCATG GTTAAGCCTCGGTTTCTGGTACCTAATCAATTGGAGTGTGGCAACATAAAGTTTCACCAAAGACGTGTGACCTGCCTGGAATTTCATCCAACTAAGAACAATGTGCTTTTATCAGGAGACAAG AAAGGGCTACTAGGCATTTGGGATTATGTTAAGTTGCATGAGAAGATCACTTATGATTCTGTGCACTCCTGCATTCTGAACAGTATGAA GTTCGACACCGCCAATGATGGAGTGCTATACACAGCTTCGTCTGATGGGACTATCAGCAGCACAGACTTAGACACTGGAATTGGCTCGCCCTTGTTAAATCTTAACCCAGATGGTTGGAGT GGTCCAAGCACTTGGCGCATGATATATGGGATGGACTTAAACACCGAGAAAGGTCTTCTTTTGGTGGCGGATAGTTTTGGGTTTCTTTACTT ATTGGATAGACGGTCGAAGGAAAGAATTGGGCAACCAGTTCTTATACATAAAAAAGGTAGCAAGGTAACTGGCCTTCATTGCAACCCTGCACAACCTGAAGTTCTTCTGAGCAGCGGGAATGACCACTTT GCCCGTATTTGGGATACAAGGAAACTTGATCCCAAGTCCGCTCTTGCCAGCCTTGCTCATGGACGGGTTGTTAATTCAGGATATTTTTCTCCACGAAGTGGGAATAAGATCATGACAACATGTCAGGACAATCGAATTCGTGTTTGGGATTATATTTTTGGTAACCTGGAATCCCCAAGTAGAGAAATTGTTCACAGCCATGATTTCAATCGTCATTTGACTCCCTTCAAAGCAGAGTGGGATCCAAAG GATTACTCAGAAACAGTTGCAGTTATTGGTCGTTACATAAGTGAAAACTACAATGGGGTTGCTCTACATCCCATTGATTTCATAGACACCAGCACTGGGAAACTTCTGGCCGAGGTGATGGACCCCGACATAACCACTATCAGCCCAGTGAACAAGCTACATCCTCAAGATGATATCCTAGCCACAGGAAGCTCAAG GTCCATTTTCATTTGGAAACCAAAGAATGACATCGATCCAACGGAAGAGAGGACCAGCCAGAAGGTCAAGGAATATGTATACGGGTCAGGTTCACGGAAGAAACCAGATGGCAAGAACGACAACAGTAGTGGTGACGACTCGGATGGTGGTGGTGGAAAGAGCAAGAAGGCGAAGAAGACTCGCTTCACTCATACGGCAAAGGGAAAGGGCAAATCCAAAGCTTGA
- the LOC119266860 gene encoding protein root UVB sensitive 5-like, with protein MLSVGGRFQGGAPPWRRPRPRSRLASPPASSSGAGDSEKARPLLVERYRDGAAKRYMLDGDSKLQVHWEKHDESSMNTVEDEKANSSIPRAVSDFVLPAGFPESVSDDYLQYMLLQFPTNVTGWICHTLVTSSLLKAVGVGSFTGTSAAAAAAAIRWVSKDGIGAFGRLLIGGRFGTLFDDDPKKWRMYADFIGSAGSIFDLTTPLYPGYFLPLASLGNLAKAVGRGFRDPSNRVIQNHFAKSGNLGEIAAKEEVWEVGAQLVGLSIGVLILDTPGIQSSYLTLTLTWLGVRLLHLWFRYQSLVVLKFRTVNLKRARILVRSHVANHTVPGYVACNEEENILTWERFLQPRISFGVPMERMLGGEESTHMDMVNMLLKLYKNEKYILCVEQLGSEEATYLVTFKEAATSMSVLRSLWQAHWLHQNRLKEDDVFAWLEESLAALEDGFANFIKQMEEAGWDQSQIFLKVPKEPVLVLEHLDQEV; from the exons ATGCTCTCCGTCGGCGGCCGCTTCCAGGGCGGAGCTCCCCCATGGCGACGGCCCCGGCCACGCTCGCGCCTGGCGTCTCCGCCGGCCTCCAGCAGCGGCGCCGGCGACTCCGA AAAGGCCAGACCTTTGCTCGTGGAGAGGTACCGCGACGGCGCCGCCAAGAG GTATATGTTGGACGGCGACTCTAAGCTGCAAGTTCACTGGGAGAAGCATGATGAATCTTCGATGAACACTGTCGAAGATGAAAAGGCGAATTCTTCGATTCCCCGGGCTGTTAGTGATTTTGTGCTTCCAGCAGGTTTTCCAG AATCTGTCTCGGATGATTACCTGCAGTACATGCTATTGCAATTCCCCACAAACGTGACAGGATGGATCTGTCACACGTTGGTTACATCAAGTCTTCTGAAG GCTGTAGGTGTTGGGTCCTTCACAGGAACTTCAgcagctgctgctgccgctgctatcAG ATGGGTATCAAAAGATGGCATCGGAGCTTTTGGGCGTCTTCTTATTG GTGGACGATTTGGAACACTTTTTGATGATGACCCAAAGAAGTGGCGGATGTATGCTGATTTCATTGGGAGTGCTGGAAG CATCTTTGATCTCACCACTCCTCTCTATCCTGGCTACTTCCTCCCACTTGCATCATTGGGGAATCTTGCAAAG GCTGTAGGAAGAGGATTTAGAGATCCTTCCAATCGTGTTATCCAAAATCACTTCGCAAAATCTGGAAATCTAGGGGAGATTGCTGCGAAg GAGGAAGTATGGGAAGTAGGAGCTCAGCTGGTAGGCCTTTCTATAGGTGTACTTATTCTG GACACGCCAGGTATACAGTCTTCATACTTAACTCTTACTCTGACATGGCTGGGTGTTCGTCTTCTGCATCTTTGGTTTCGCTACCAGTCCCTAGTAGTTCTCAAGTTCCGCACA GTTAACCTAAAACGTGCTCGGATTCTTGTGAGGTCACATGTTGCAAATCATACAGTTCCTG GCTATGTTGCTTGCAATGAGGAAGAGAATATTTTAACATGGGAGAGATTCTTGCAACCCCGAATTTCTTTTGGTGTGCCCATGGAGAGGATGCTCGGTGGAGAGGAATCCACTCACATGGACATG GTGAATATGCTGCTGAAGCTATACAAGAATGAGAAGTACATCCTCTGTGTTGAGCAGCTTGGGTCAGAAGAGGCAACATACCTGGTTACATTCAAG GAGGCGGCAACGAGCATGTCGGTCCTAAGGAGCCTATGGCAAGCCCACTGGCTTCACCAAAATCGACTGAAGGAGGACGACGTTTTCGCCTGGCTAGAAGAGAGCCTCGCTGCATTGGAGGATGGGTTTGCAAACTTCATCAAACAGATGGAGGAAGCTGGCTGGGATCAAAGCCAAATCTTCTTGAAGGTGCCAAAAGAACCTGTCTTGGTGTTGGAACACCTTGACCAGGAGGTGTGA